A region from the Lentimonas sp. CC4 genome encodes:
- a CDS encoding cytochrome c3 family protein, translating to MANVFPRWVNTIPIKVIVALVLTVTAVTLGITYYFTPNYTRVGYAPTQPVVFSHALHAGQLELDCRYCHTFVDRSEHSNVPATNVCMTCHSMVRKDDPMLAPVRESYESGEPIPWVRVHKTPDYVYFNHSVHVNRGISCVECHGRVDEMEVVEHAKSFSMTFCLDCHRNPEDSIRPLDEVYNLGWERPDTEEYKKEAVGFVHDWKVNPPQSCSGCHR from the coding sequence ATGGCGAATGTATTTCCGAGGTGGGTCAACACGATCCCAATTAAAGTAATCGTAGCACTTGTGCTCACTGTGACTGCAGTCACTTTAGGGATTACTTACTATTTCACTCCCAATTATACGCGGGTAGGCTATGCGCCGACACAGCCAGTGGTATTTAGCCATGCGTTGCACGCGGGGCAATTGGAATTGGACTGCCGCTACTGTCACACATTCGTGGACCGTTCCGAGCACTCCAACGTGCCAGCCACCAATGTCTGTATGACCTGCCACAGTATGGTGCGTAAGGACGATCCGATGCTTGCGCCTGTGCGTGAGAGCTATGAGTCGGGCGAGCCGATCCCTTGGGTGCGTGTTCACAAGACGCCAGACTACGTTTACTTTAATCACTCTGTGCACGTAAATCGCGGTATCAGCTGCGTTGAGTGTCATGGTCGTGTGGACGAGATGGAAGTCGTCGAGCATGCGAAGTCATTTAGCATGACGTTCTGCTTGGACTGTCACCGTAATCCTGAGGATAGCATTCGTCCACTGGATGAGGTGTATAATCTCGGTTGGGAACGTCCTGATACTGAAGAATATAAGAAGGAAGCTGTCGGCTTCGTTCATGACTGGAAGGTCAATCCACCACAAAGCTGCTCTGGCTGCCACCGTTAA
- a CDS encoding TAT-variant-translocated molybdopterin oxidoreductase, whose product MKNSEFSGPRYWKSLDDLAETPAFTDWVEREFPAGASEMEGVNRRQFMKVMAASFGLAGLGMAGCRRPEQTILPYSKQPENVIPGVAIYYTSSMPGARDNVPLIVETQTGRPTKIEGNPSFTPYGGSTTVYTQASILDLYDPDRATKSKEGSATLSPAAVRDRLEAIRQAHGADKGAGLVFLAEPSTSPSRAALVKQIKKAFPKATWTENTAIDQSTSEQAAQAVFGKSLRALPEFTKAKRVLALDAEFLINADGSLSQARDFTKTRKVKDSKDATKMSRLYSVESTLTTTGSMADHRLRLSTSQMGAFIAQVGAAVLNKKHVGGPLAAELAKIGASLKVDAQWVDACATDLVENAGHSIIVAGEHLPKSVHAIVIAINEALSAPINYVEVPTAEQGIATAAARLNQGDVETLVILGGNPVYDAPIDLDWSAAQAKATQSIYIGGAVNETSQAVNLFIARSHYLESWGDGRTFDGTLVPVQPMIEPLFDTFNDLEVLARLAGASATDGYSIAQATFAAEGGKDYNKFLSDGVLEGSAFKSASKKLDYAKVVKALKADELTALELNANALEVRFAPSSHAYDGRYANNGWMMECPDPITKLTWDNAIQISPSLAKELESAQGIQIFPTKKPMNEHSEFFKAAKGTLQTNKATFNRGKEEAVVVELTVNGVTIEAPIHVVPGLANYTVVLPLGMGRKVVGRVGHGVGFDAYAVRTSGSLGCALGAAIKLTEKTYHLANTQEHWSMEGRALVREGTADYYAKKPDFVNKVGVESHAPANYAKDADKSLQEKSVNQYRGNSAYDHVAFSKPAPNVKVWHDDKGQPLDSFPVPQQWGMAIDLNSCIGCTACVVACQSENNVPIVGKDQVLRGREMHWMRIDRYFSAEKYDQTEVPDDVQVSFMGMMCQHCENAPCEQVCPVNATVHDTQGLNTMAYNRCVGTRYCANNCPYKVRRFNFLDWNKRKIGEFYKGPLGPVEEPELQKMQKNPNVTVRMRGVMEKCTFCTQRIEAAKIEQKRLAGASDDIRIADGNIKVACQQACPTDAITFGDISDAESEVSQMKASDRNYSVLGYLNARPRTTYLARLRNPNPEMPDAYEKPYAYAQYDERYGYGSHGDHGADHGAGHDAHGDDHGATHDTHAAPAHDDHGHDHSSHSEEAHSAH is encoded by the coding sequence ATGAAGAACTCTGAATTCTCAGGCCCACGTTACTGGAAGAGCCTCGACGATCTAGCGGAAACTCCCGCTTTTACTGATTGGGTCGAGCGCGAATTTCCTGCCGGCGCTTCCGAAATGGAAGGCGTAAATCGTCGCCAATTCATGAAAGTGATGGCTGCTTCCTTTGGTCTTGCTGGCCTAGGTATGGCTGGTTGCCGCCGTCCGGAACAAACAATTCTCCCTTACTCGAAACAACCTGAGAACGTGATTCCAGGTGTGGCGATTTATTATACGTCCTCGATGCCGGGTGCGCGTGATAATGTGCCATTGATCGTCGAGACCCAAACAGGTCGTCCGACTAAGATTGAGGGTAACCCAAGCTTTACGCCTTACGGTGGTTCGACGACTGTTTACACACAGGCGAGCATTTTGGACCTGTATGATCCAGACCGTGCAACCAAGAGCAAAGAGGGCAGTGCGACATTGTCTCCAGCTGCAGTTCGTGATCGTCTCGAAGCGATTCGTCAGGCGCATGGGGCTGATAAGGGCGCAGGTCTCGTATTCCTCGCTGAGCCAAGCACGTCTCCAAGTCGTGCAGCTTTAGTGAAGCAGATTAAGAAGGCTTTTCCGAAAGCGACTTGGACTGAAAACACTGCGATTGATCAAAGCACTTCCGAGCAAGCCGCACAGGCTGTCTTCGGCAAGTCGCTCCGCGCACTTCCAGAATTTACTAAAGCGAAACGTGTGCTCGCACTCGACGCTGAGTTCCTCATCAATGCAGATGGCTCTCTGAGCCAAGCGCGCGACTTCACCAAGACTCGTAAGGTCAAGGACTCGAAGGATGCGACAAAGATGAGCCGCCTCTACTCGGTAGAGAGCACGTTGACAACGACTGGCTCCATGGCCGATCACCGTCTCCGTCTGAGCACTAGCCAAATGGGCGCATTCATCGCTCAAGTCGGTGCGGCAGTGCTTAATAAAAAGCATGTTGGCGGCCCGTTGGCAGCTGAACTCGCTAAGATTGGTGCATCACTGAAGGTGGACGCTCAATGGGTCGATGCATGTGCGACTGACCTTGTTGAGAATGCAGGCCATTCGATCATCGTTGCTGGTGAGCATTTGCCGAAGTCGGTGCATGCCATCGTCATCGCGATCAACGAAGCACTTTCTGCTCCGATCAACTACGTTGAAGTGCCAACTGCTGAGCAGGGCATCGCAACGGCCGCTGCTCGTTTGAACCAAGGCGATGTGGAAACACTCGTGATTCTTGGTGGTAACCCAGTTTACGATGCGCCGATCGATCTTGATTGGTCCGCTGCTCAAGCTAAGGCGACGCAGAGCATCTACATCGGTGGTGCGGTTAACGAAACCTCTCAAGCAGTCAACCTCTTCATAGCACGCTCGCATTACTTGGAGTCTTGGGGCGATGGGCGCACATTTGACGGCACACTGGTTCCAGTGCAGCCAATGATTGAGCCGCTGTTCGATACATTCAATGATCTCGAAGTGCTTGCACGCCTCGCTGGTGCGTCTGCGACCGATGGTTACTCGATCGCGCAAGCGACATTTGCTGCTGAAGGTGGTAAGGATTACAATAAATTCCTCAGTGACGGTGTCCTTGAAGGGTCTGCTTTCAAGAGCGCCTCTAAGAAGCTGGATTATGCGAAGGTCGTCAAAGCCCTGAAAGCTGACGAACTAACTGCGCTTGAGTTGAATGCGAATGCCCTCGAAGTGCGTTTCGCGCCGAGCTCGCACGCTTACGACGGTCGTTACGCCAACAATGGTTGGATGATGGAGTGTCCAGACCCGATCACGAAGTTGACTTGGGATAATGCGATCCAGATCAGCCCATCACTTGCGAAGGAACTTGAAAGCGCACAAGGCATTCAGATCTTCCCGACCAAGAAGCCGATGAATGAGCACAGCGAGTTCTTTAAGGCTGCAAAGGGCACACTTCAGACCAACAAAGCGACTTTCAATCGTGGCAAGGAAGAAGCAGTTGTCGTCGAATTGACTGTTAACGGTGTCACCATCGAAGCTCCGATTCACGTGGTTCCAGGTCTTGCAAACTACACAGTGGTCTTGCCACTGGGTATGGGGCGTAAGGTGGTTGGCCGCGTTGGTCACGGTGTTGGTTTCGATGCCTATGCAGTTCGCACCTCCGGTAGCCTTGGTTGCGCACTCGGTGCCGCCATCAAGCTCACCGAAAAAACTTATCACCTCGCGAATACTCAAGAGCACTGGTCGATGGAAGGCCGCGCACTCGTTCGCGAAGGCACAGCTGATTACTACGCGAAGAAGCCTGACTTTGTTAACAAGGTCGGCGTCGAGTCACATGCTCCTGCGAATTACGCGAAGGATGCGGACAAATCACTTCAAGAGAAGTCGGTTAACCAGTATCGCGGTAACTCTGCTTACGATCACGTCGCCTTCTCCAAGCCAGCACCCAACGTTAAGGTTTGGCATGACGACAAAGGTCAACCGCTTGATTCATTCCCAGTGCCACAGCAGTGGGGGATGGCGATTGATTTGAATAGCTGCATCGGCTGCACGGCTTGTGTCGTTGCCTGCCAAAGCGAAAATAATGTGCCGATCGTTGGTAAAGATCAGGTCCTTCGTGGACGTGAGATGCACTGGATGCGTATTGACCGTTATTTCTCTGCTGAGAAATACGATCAGACTGAGGTGCCAGACGATGTGCAAGTGTCCTTCATGGGCATGATGTGTCAGCACTGTGAGAATGCACCGTGTGAGCAGGTTTGCCCTGTCAATGCGACCGTGCACGACACACAAGGCCTCAACACCATGGCTTATAATCGTTGCGTCGGCACTCGCTACTGCGCGAATAATTGCCCTTACAAGGTGCGTCGCTTCAACTTCCTGGATTGGAACAAGCGTAAGATCGGTGAATTCTACAAGGGCCCACTTGGTCCAGTCGAAGAGCCAGAACTTCAGAAGATGCAAAAGAATCCCAATGTCACGGTGCGTATGCGCGGTGTCATGGAGAAGTGCACTTTCTGCACGCAGCGTATCGAAGCTGCTAAGATCGAGCAAAAGCGCCTCGCTGGTGCGTCCGATGATATTCGTATCGCGGATGGTAACATCAAGGTCGCTTGCCAACAGGCTTGCCCAACCGATGCCATCACTTTCGGTGATATCTCGGATGCCGAGTCTGAAGTCTCGCAGATGAAGGCTAGCGACCGTAACTATTCGGTTCTAGGTTATCTGAATGCTCGTCCTCGCACCACGTATCTCGCTCGTTTGCGTAATCCGAATCCGGAAATGCCAGACGCTTATGAAAAACCATATGCCTATGCTCAATACGACGAGCGTTACGGATATGGTAGCCATGGCGATCACGGCGCGGACCACGGCGCAGGGCATGATGCTCACGGCGACGACCACGGCGCGACACACGATACTCATGCAGCGCCTGCTCATGATGATCATGGTCACGACCATTCCTCTCACTCTGAAGAAGCGCACTCCGCTCACTAA
- the nrfD gene encoding NrfD/PsrC family molybdoenzyme membrane anchor subunit, with protein MATTTQECSMDATQAALLAKVQPAELHEPALVTNDRDFNWVTDKICRIVETKTPMWWWVCMAIALMTASFTGMGLLWLVSTGVGVWGLANPINWGWAIVNFVFWIGIGHAGTLISAVLCLLKQGWRTSINRAAEAMTIFAVVCAGIFPLFHVGRVWFGWWLFPIPNANGIWPQFRSPLEWDVFAVSTYGTVSVLFWYMGMIPDLGVLRDRAIQRLKAGAYEGTSEVQKKMAEGMDVFRKFFYAIFAMGWRNAGNHWRNYEMAYLILAGISTPLVLSVHTIVSFDFALAVLPGWHTTIFPPYFVAGAIFSGFGMVLTLMLPLRALYGLHDLITQRHIDNMCRICLGTGSIVGYAYIMEFFIAWYGANPYESFAFINRAFGQYWWAYLMMFSCNVFTPQLFWFQKVRNNTALVWVMSILINVGMWFERFVITVTSLANDFMPSSWGYYSPTMVDILTFFGTFGLFSVLFLLFLRFLPIMPIAEVKFVMPAADPHGHHDDEKGGQH; from the coding sequence ATGGCTACGACTACTCAAGAGTGTTCAATGGATGCGACACAGGCCGCTTTGTTGGCCAAAGTGCAACCGGCTGAGCTTCACGAACCAGCCCTCGTCACGAATGATCGTGATTTCAACTGGGTCACCGATAAGATCTGCCGCATCGTCGAGACGAAAACACCGATGTGGTGGTGGGTCTGTATGGCGATTGCGCTGATGACTGCATCCTTCACCGGCATGGGGCTACTCTGGCTCGTCAGCACTGGTGTGGGTGTGTGGGGCCTGGCAAATCCGATTAACTGGGGCTGGGCGATTGTTAACTTCGTTTTCTGGATTGGTATTGGCCACGCCGGAACCCTGATTTCCGCGGTCCTCTGCTTGTTGAAGCAGGGCTGGCGAACTTCGATTAACCGCGCGGCTGAGGCCATGACGATTTTCGCGGTGGTCTGCGCGGGTATCTTCCCGCTCTTCCACGTCGGTCGTGTCTGGTTTGGTTGGTGGCTCTTCCCGATTCCAAATGCCAATGGCATCTGGCCACAGTTCCGCTCTCCATTGGAATGGGACGTGTTCGCGGTTTCCACATACGGAACAGTTTCAGTGCTCTTCTGGTATATGGGTATGATTCCTGACCTTGGTGTGCTTCGCGACCGTGCGATCCAACGCCTCAAGGCGGGGGCCTATGAAGGCACTTCTGAGGTTCAAAAGAAAATGGCTGAAGGCATGGATGTCTTCCGCAAGTTCTTCTACGCAATTTTCGCAATGGGCTGGCGCAATGCTGGTAACCACTGGCGCAACTACGAAATGGCTTACCTGATTCTTGCAGGTATCTCCACTCCGCTCGTTCTTTCCGTTCATACCATCGTCTCCTTTGACTTCGCCCTCGCGGTGTTGCCAGGTTGGCACACCACGATCTTCCCGCCATACTTCGTGGCCGGTGCGATTTTCTCCGGTTTTGGTATGGTGCTCACTTTGATGCTACCACTGCGTGCGCTCTATGGTCTGCATGACTTGATCACACAGCGCCACATCGACAATATGTGCCGCATCTGCTTGGGCACTGGCTCGATCGTGGGTTATGCCTACATCATGGAGTTCTTCATCGCATGGTATGGTGCGAATCCCTACGAGAGCTTCGCGTTCATCAATCGTGCGTTCGGCCAATACTGGTGGGCTTATTTGATGATGTTCAGCTGCAACGTTTTCACTCCTCAACTCTTCTGGTTTCAGAAGGTGCGTAACAACACTGCCTTGGTTTGGGTCATGTCGATTCTGATTAACGTCGGTATGTGGTTCGAACGTTTCGTTATTACAGTTACCTCGCTGGCCAATGACTTCATGCCATCGAGCTGGGGTTACTACTCTCCAACAATGGTCGATATCCTGACCTTCTTCGGCACCTTTGGTTTGTTCAGCGTATTGTTCCTCTTGTTCCTGCGCTTCCTACCGATCATGCCGATTGCAGAAGTTAAATTTGTGATGCCGGCTGCAGATCCGCACGGCCACCACGACGATGAAAAAGGAGGACAACACTAA
- a CDS encoding DUF3341 domain-containing protein yields the protein MSESETHGIIATFADTPSFFHAAEKVRDAGYKKWDTYSSFPVHGMPAAQGQPRSKVPVFTFCGGITGFCLGMLIVWFMNSYNYPLIIGGQPYFSPVFPFPIMYELTILLSAFGTLGGMFITNLLPQHYNPLFNNEKFLEVSGDRLVIAIEARDAQFDSVATRQFLADIGGTDIEEVSA from the coding sequence ATGTCTGAATCTGAAACACACGGAATTATCGCGACCTTCGCAGATACACCTTCGTTCTTCCATGCGGCGGAAAAGGTGAGGGATGCAGGTTACAAAAAGTGGGACACATATTCGTCGTTCCCCGTTCACGGAATGCCTGCTGCCCAAGGTCAACCGCGCTCTAAAGTGCCGGTCTTTACCTTCTGCGGTGGTATCACAGGGTTCTGCCTCGGGATGTTGATCGTCTGGTTCATGAATTCGTATAACTATCCACTGATCATCGGTGGACAGCCATACTTCAGCCCAGTCTTCCCATTCCCGATTATGTATGAGTTGACCATCCTGTTGTCCGCATTCGGCACACTCGGTGGTATGTTCATCACCAATTTGCTCCCTCAGCACTATAACCCACTTTTCAATAACGAAAAATTTCTAGAGGTCTCCGGAGATCGTCTGGTCATCGCAATCGAAGCACGCGATGCACAGTTTGATTCGGTCGCCACGCGTCAATTCCTAGCGGACATTGGCGGAACTGACATCGAGGAGGTCTCAGCGTAG
- a CDS encoding cytochrome c — MRIFLAIYVFAIVAAVSILGFRGSKSTKPPLEVFPDMDRQARYKPQAANAFFTDARDDRPIPGNTVARGNFFNQAEVFSAEFDDTTLGDTVLNQGKNADGSFVQKVPLEVNHALMAEGQEKFDIFCAVCHGAAGDGNGVTKPYGVLAANYHDARLRDVEDGYIFDVITNGKGLMLPFNGRISPDERWAIVAYLRALQLSQNANAKDLSDAQRTELGIK, encoded by the coding sequence ATGCGTATCTTTCTAGCCATATATGTTTTTGCTATTGTAGCAGCGGTGTCGATTCTCGGCTTCCGCGGCTCAAAAAGCACAAAGCCACCACTCGAAGTCTTTCCAGACATGGATCGCCAAGCGCGTTACAAGCCGCAGGCAGCCAATGCGTTCTTCACCGACGCTCGCGATGATCGTCCGATTCCTGGTAACACAGTTGCTCGCGGTAATTTCTTCAACCAAGCAGAGGTCTTCTCCGCTGAGTTTGATGATACGACCCTCGGTGACACTGTCCTGAACCAAGGTAAGAATGCCGACGGATCTTTCGTTCAGAAAGTGCCACTCGAAGTGAACCACGCGCTCATGGCCGAAGGCCAAGAGAAGTTCGATATCTTCTGTGCTGTCTGCCACGGTGCAGCTGGTGACGGTAACGGTGTGACCAAGCCATACGGCGTGCTCGCGGCGAATTACCACGACGCTCGTCTTCGCGATGTTGAGGATGGTTACATCTTCGACGTGATTACCAACGGTAAGGGATTGATGCTCCCATTTAATGGTCGCATTTCACCTGACGAACGCTGGGCGATTGTCGCTTACCTTCGCGCCTTACAGCTTTCCCAAAACGCAAATGCTAAGGATCTTTCCGACGCACAACGCACAGAGTTAGGAATTAAATAA
- a CDS encoding cbb3-type cytochrome c oxidase subunit I, translated as MNSNLQSNSQSTPASASVRTVLSEIDASIRFPALFFVVSALVWLIIGSAFTLITAYQSHEPMFMAGYEFVTYGRLYPVATNAMLFGWGCNSIFAIGLWIIARLSQAPFRNGGLLIVAGIFWNLGLKVGLFGILAGDLNAAEFLELPGYATPLLLVAYALIGAWGIMAFRARQGDSVYVSQWYILGALFWFPWIYMISEFLVVWFPARGVVQAVTANWFNASIQNLWLTPMALAVAYYVIPKVLGRPIHSYTLALLGFVSLALLGSWTGMVNLIGGPVPIWMSSVSIVAAVMMVIPVLAVGINLFMTVKGRKADVWRSPALRFVMFGILSYFFASLVGSAMAFRSVSEITHFTTFATGQTQHLVYGFFTMVMFGGLYYMLPRLTKREWPSATLIFFHFWGSAIGITTIVVSLLVGGWLAGVQMNNAEVPFLEIVRLMEPWLEIRSIGVICLAIGHIAFAINFIWMLCATGSFRAKQGPTLLESANQEGAA; from the coding sequence TTGAATTCTAATCTACAGTCCAACTCTCAGTCCACTCCCGCGAGTGCATCCGTGCGCACCGTGTTGAGTGAGATCGATGCATCCATACGGTTCCCGGCATTGTTCTTTGTCGTCTCGGCGCTCGTCTGGCTCATCATCGGCTCGGCTTTCACGCTGATTACGGCCTACCAATCGCATGAGCCTATGTTTATGGCTGGTTACGAGTTCGTCACTTACGGGCGCCTCTATCCAGTTGCGACCAACGCGATGCTGTTTGGCTGGGGCTGCAATAGCATCTTTGCGATCGGTCTCTGGATCATTGCTCGTTTGTCGCAAGCACCGTTCCGTAATGGAGGCTTACTCATCGTCGCAGGCATCTTCTGGAACCTTGGTTTAAAGGTCGGCCTATTTGGTATTCTTGCCGGTGATCTCAATGCGGCTGAGTTCCTTGAACTGCCTGGTTATGCCACTCCGCTTTTGCTGGTTGCATATGCACTCATCGGAGCATGGGGCATCATGGCATTTCGTGCTCGTCAAGGGGACAGTGTTTACGTTTCGCAGTGGTATATCCTCGGCGCACTTTTCTGGTTCCCTTGGATCTATATGATCTCTGAGTTCTTGGTTGTTTGGTTTCCTGCGCGTGGCGTGGTTCAAGCAGTCACCGCAAATTGGTTTAACGCAAGTATTCAAAACCTCTGGCTCACCCCGATGGCATTGGCAGTGGCGTATTATGTGATTCCTAAGGTGCTCGGTCGCCCGATTCACTCTTACACATTGGCACTGCTCGGTTTTGTCTCTTTAGCACTGCTTGGCAGTTGGACAGGGATGGTCAATTTGATCGGTGGTCCAGTTCCGATCTGGATGAGCTCGGTGAGTATCGTCGCTGCGGTAATGATGGTGATTCCAGTGCTCGCAGTGGGTATCAACCTTTTCATGACAGTGAAAGGCCGCAAGGCTGACGTCTGGCGCAGTCCCGCGCTTCGCTTCGTGATGTTCGGTATACTGTCTTACTTTTTTGCCAGCCTTGTTGGTTCGGCAATGGCATTTCGCTCAGTCAGTGAGATTACACACTTTACGACTTTCGCCACTGGGCAAACACAACACTTGGTTTATGGCTTCTTCACGATGGTGATGTTTGGTGGTCTTTACTACATGCTACCTCGCCTTACGAAGCGCGAGTGGCCGTCCGCAACCTTGATCTTCTTCCACTTCTGGGGCAGTGCGATCGGTATCACTACAATCGTGGTGTCACTACTTGTCGGTGGCTGGTTAGCTGGTGTTCAAATGAACAACGCAGAGGTGCCATTCCTTGAGATTGTTCGATTGATGGAGCCTTGGCTAGAGATCCGTTCGATTGGAGTCATTTGCCTCGCAATTGGACATATTGCTTTTGCTATTAATTTTATTTGGATGCTCTGTGCGACTGGTTCGTTCCGTGCGAAGCAAGGGCCGACATTGCTTGAGTCTGCTAACCAGGAGGGTGCAGCGTAA
- a CDS encoding cbb3-type cytochrome c oxidase subunit II: MKNLPILFCGILTALAFSLVGLVLSSYIQLGSLTQTTETLDELGNPIAGETLYPAKMTGVAEQGRAVYAELGCVYCHTQQVRRAGYGSDVEREWGKRGTVARDYVMQDNVLLGSHRIGPDLMAVGERRENANWHHLHLYNPRITSKGQSIMPQYSFLYETREIEGAVSANALQFEADSIYAPAAGYEVVPTQRAEALVGYLLSLKLNYSLPEAQIPEE, from the coding sequence ATGAAAAATCTACCGATTCTTTTTTGTGGGATCTTAACCGCCTTAGCGTTTTCGCTAGTGGGCTTAGTTCTCAGCAGTTACATTCAACTCGGCAGTTTGACTCAAACCACCGAGACCTTAGATGAGCTAGGCAATCCGATTGCGGGTGAAACATTGTATCCTGCGAAGATGACAGGCGTCGCAGAGCAGGGGCGTGCTGTTTACGCTGAGCTCGGTTGCGTCTATTGCCACACGCAGCAAGTGCGTCGAGCTGGTTACGGTTCTGATGTTGAGCGTGAGTGGGGCAAACGCGGCACTGTCGCTCGTGACTACGTCATGCAAGACAATGTATTACTTGGTAGCCACCGTATTGGTCCCGATTTGATGGCCGTAGGTGAGCGTCGTGAGAATGCCAACTGGCATCACCTACACCTCTACAACCCTAGGATTACATCTAAGGGGCAGTCGATCATGCCACAGTATTCGTTCCTTTACGAAACTCGCGAGATCGAGGGGGCTGTATCAGCCAACGCGCTACAGTTTGAGGCGGATTCTATTTATGCACCCGCTGCCGGATACGAAGTCGTGCCTACTCAGCGCGCCGAAGCATTGGTTGGGTATCTCCTCAGCCTAAAACTTAATTATAGCCTTCCAGAGGCTCAAATTCCCGAAGAATGA
- a CDS encoding cytochrome c — protein MSDEQHNNDTGEQELHDSLMREQEEPRDGSSPIPIFILFLFAALCFWGGVYLIEFGGHFNKDAYTLDFDPNAEVVVVQVSLYDRGAKVFKAQCVACHQDSGLGVPGVYPPLAGSEWVTGHQESLARILINGLNGPIEVAGNTYNGNMPAFGPSGLNLKPLEIAGVLTYIRQEWGNEASEVTEATMNGYMDQYGSRSTPWTAEEVVIDLGEEPVSEAPAAEEAPAEAGEEAPAEVAAH, from the coding sequence ATGAGCGACGAGCAACACAACAACGATACGGGCGAGCAGGAACTGCATGACTCGCTCATGCGCGAGCAGGAAGAGCCGCGTGATGGCTCCTCGCCGATTCCGATTTTCATACTCTTTCTTTTTGCTGCGCTTTGCTTTTGGGGTGGGGTGTATTTGATCGAGTTCGGTGGACACTTTAATAAGGACGCTTATACCTTGGATTTCGATCCGAATGCAGAAGTCGTCGTCGTGCAAGTCTCACTCTACGACCGTGGCGCTAAGGTATTTAAGGCACAGTGTGTGGCCTGTCACCAAGACTCAGGTCTCGGTGTGCCAGGTGTTTATCCACCGCTTGCAGGTTCAGAATGGGTGACTGGTCACCAAGAAAGCCTCGCACGTATCTTGATCAATGGTCTCAATGGCCCCATCGAAGTCGCAGGCAATACATATAATGGTAACATGCCAGCCTTCGGCCCAAGTGGCCTGAACCTCAAGCCTTTGGAGATTGCAGGTGTCTTAACCTACATTCGCCAAGAGTGGGGTAACGAAGCCTCTGAAGTCACTGAAGCGACCATGAACGGCTACATGGACCAATACGGTTCACGCAGCACACCATGGACCGCAGAAGAAGTCGTCATCGATCTAGGTGAAGAGCCCGTTTCCGAAGCACCTGCAGCTGAAGAAGCACCTGCGGAAGCGGGCGAAGAAGCGCCAGCCGAAGTCGCAGCTCACTAA